Genomic DNA from Oryza sativa Japonica Group chromosome 5, ASM3414082v1:
AGGCGTGTACTTGACCGAAGAAGGATTGTAGCTTGGCGAAGATGGGCTGTAGCTTGGAGATGTTGGGCTGTAGCCAGGAGATGTTGGGCTGTATGCAGGCGAAGTAGGGCTGTATGCAGACGATGTCGGACTATATGAGGGTGACGTCGGACTGTAAGACGGCGATGTTGGGCTGTATGATGGTGATGTGGGGCTGTAAGACGGCGATGTTGGGCTATATGACGGTGATGTGGGGCTGTAATTGTAAGACGGCGATGTGGGGCTATAAGATGGTGATGTGGGGCTGTAACTGTAAGACGGCGATGTGGGGCTATAAGATGGTGATGTGGGGCTGTAACTGTAAGACGGCGATGTAGGGTTATAAGATGGTGATGTGGGGCTGTATGCAGAAGAAGTTGGGTTATATACAGGAGAAGTCGGACTATAAACTGGTGATGTGGGACTGTAACTTAGTGATGTAGGGCTGTAGATAGGAGATGAAGGGCTGTAGATAGGAGATGTAGCGCTGTATATTGGAGATGTTGGTGAGTGTGGTAGACTGGTAGGCACATATGACGGACTGGTAAGTGGGCATGATAATGGACTGGCAGGCGAGTAAAAAGGAGAGACAGGATTATATGGTGATGAAGAGGTGAAGCTTCCTGGCCCTGGAGTACATACGGGAGGAGATGGACTGTAACCACCCCCTGACGAAGGAGTGTAGTTGCCTGGTGAAGATACGGGTGAGAAAGCCATTCCTCCAACATACGGCGAGAACTGAGCATCTGCTGCAGTGGGGGAAGCCCTGATGTCTGGACTCAGCAGGTAACTTGGCGACATCATCCCTTGATGATATGGTGTCCCAGAGATGGGCGAGCATGCTGATGTCATCATGCCAAAGTCCAGGCCTTCAACATAGCTTGGGAGTTGAAGCTCGATGGCCTGCTTCAGCATCTGATCGTTCAGATACAGATCACAGCCTCCTGTACCTATAGGAGCAAGCTGGCCAAGCATAATGTTCTCGCTGACACCTCTCAGGGGGTCAGATTCAGCATATACAGCAGCATCAAGCAAGATGTCCACAGTCTCTTCAAAAGAACATCTCATAAGAGGCCCTGTGTCATTACGGTTGATACCATGCCTTGTAATAGCCATCAGATGTCCCCTGTATGTCATTGTATCACAAAGAACGGCCAGATGCCTGTAGTTGACATAAGATCCATCAAAAGATATGACAACCCTCAGCTCATCCAAGAGAGCTCGGCGGACAGCCTCGATTCCAAGAACCTCAATTACTTCAATCAAATGGTTACTTGTTGTCCTAGTAGCATCAACATCTTCATGGCACATGACAGCCAAGAGATTAACACCTTCTGTATCAAGCATCCACCCCTTCTCTGTTTTGAAGCCATCATTGTCCTCAAATTTATTGACGTTCCCCTCTTTGATAAACACTTTGTTAATACCTGGAATTCCACGAAGGGCCATCTCTGTCAACATGTTACTCTCAATCTTCTTGAGGAAGACATCATCCTCACCATATTCATCCTGTATTTCTCCCTTTTGAGCTTCATCATTTGTGATCCGGACACGAAGGATCAGTTTATCTGCATTATCATCATTAAATATACATGACAAGTCATCATCGAATTCATGATTGATCTTCTCTGCAATATCAGCCATGCTCAATTTCTTATCAACCATCATCTCACGATTCAGCTCAATACGCAGCAGCCATGGAGAAATTTTATCAGGGTCAATGTCCTCATCAGGCATTTCATAGTAGGACTGGACAAATTCAGCATCTTCTTCAATAATGGTTCCCAGAGGATCAGGATCATACCATATCTCAGTAGCATGAGTCACACTCCGCAGAGTAGTGTACTCTAAGGCACATTGGACATTCTTCGCCAATTCCTTCTTCTTGTTCACCTCAGGCTTTAGGTGAACTGACAATGATGGAGTTTTTATATTCTTAGCAACATTAATGATTTCTCTCAGCCTGGGAACACCAAGGGTAACGTTCTTGGCACTGACACCAGCATAATGGAAAGTATTCAGGGTCATCTGAGTTGCTGGTTCTCCGATGGACTGTGCAGCTACACATCCGATCATTTCACCTGGAGCCACTAAAGATTGAAGGAATCTCGATTCAATCTCACCAATAACCCATTCAAAAGCTTCCTTTGTAAGCCTGTACTCCTTCAAGACCCTCTTGCTAGCAAATGTGCTTCGAAGCAGGATATTGAAGAACAAAGTtgcattcttctgagcctcaaTACTGATATCATCGTCACCAGGGACAACCTTAAGTCTTTCTTGCAGCTTATCTATTGCATCCACAATTTCCATTGGGTGCATGTCAGAAGGCCTTCTCAGATCAATCTTGAATGTCTTCTGAGCATTCCAGATAAGCCGCTTGAGATTGACAGGCATAGGCCATGTATTATCACCAGTTGTAGCAATCTCAGTGCCAAGCTGGAACCGGTCAGCTTCTAGCTTCTGAACCTCTGCCTCAAACACATTTCTAATCTCACTGATGGTCTTCAAATCCTCAGCATGTTGAGTCGACAAGTAGTTTGGCTTCCAGTTCTCATCATCCAGTTCATAACGAAATACATTATCAAACTCAGCCTTTTTCATCTTCAAGGAGTCCAACTTCTGTGACTCAATCCAAATAGCATCCATGCCATCTTCTCCATATAAGAACTGAATGACATCTCCCAAAGAATTTCTAACAGTACCATCATACTTCACCATGATATCTTCCATAGCCTTCACAAGTCGTCGCTGGAT
This window encodes:
- the LOC4337831 gene encoding DNA-directed RNA polymerase II subunit RPB1 produces the protein MDAARFPYSPAEVAKVEAVQFGVLSPDEIRQMSVVHIEHAETMEKGKPKPGGLSDPRMGTIDRKIKCETCMAGMAECPGHFGHLELAKPMFHIGFIKTVLSIMRCVCFNCSKILADEDDIKFKQALKIRNPKNKLKRIYDACKNRKICAGGDNLDVQEQQGTDDPVKKRGGCGAQQPNITVDGMKMVAEYKAPKKKNDDQEQLPEPVDRKQILSAERVLNVLKHISDEDCLLLGLNPKFARPDWMILQVLPIPPPPVRPSVMMDTSSRSEDDLTHQLAMIIRHNENLRRQERNGAPAHIITEFAQLLQFHIATYFDNELPGQPRATQRSGRPIKSICSRLKAKEGRIRGNLMGKRVDFSARTVITPDPNINIDELGVPWSIALNLTYPETVTPYNIERLKELVEYGPHPPPGKTGAKYIIREDGQRLDLRYVKKSSDQHLELGYKVERHLNDGDFVLFNRQPSLHKMSIMGHRIKIMPYSTFRLNLSVTSPYNADFDGDEMNMHVPQSFETRAEVLELMMVPKCIVSPQSNRPVMGIVQDTLLGCRKITKRDTLIEKDVFMNILMWWEDFDGKVPAPAILKPRPIWTGKQVFNLIIPKQINLIRFSGWHSEAETRFITPGDTMVRIEKGELLSGTLCKKTLGTSTGSLIHVIWEEVGPDAARKFLGHTQWLVNYWLLQNGFSIGIGDTIADAATMENINETISKAKNDVKKLIKQFRDNQLEAEAGRTTMESFENRVNEVLNKARDVAGSSAEKSLSESNNLKAMATAGSKGTFINISQMTACVGQQNVEGKRIPFGFTNRTLPHFTKNDYGPESRGFVENSYLRGLTPQEFFFHAMGGREGLIDTAVKTSETGYIQRRLVKAMEDIMVKYDGTVRNSLGDVIQFLYGEDGMDAIWIESQKLDSLKMKKAEFDNVFRYELDDENWKPNYLSTQHAEDLKTISEIRNVFEAEVQKLEADRFQLGTEIATTGDNTWPMPVNLKRLIWNAQKTFKIDLRRPSDMHPMEIVDAIDKLQERLKVVPGDDDISIEAQKNATLFFNILLRSTFASKRVLKEYRLTKEAFEWVIGEIESRFLQSLVAPGEMIGCVAAQSIGEPATQMTLNTFHYAGVSAKNVTLGVPRLREIINVAKNIKTPSLSVHLKPEVNKKKELAKNVQCALEYTTLRSVTHATEIWYDPDPLGTIIEEDAEFVQSYYEMPDEDIDPDKISPWLLRIELNREMMVDKKLSMADIAEKINHEFDDDLSCIFNDDNADKLILRVRITNDEAQKGEIQDEYGEDDVFLKKIESNMLTEMALRGIPGINKVFIKEGNVNKFEDNDGFKTEKGWMLDTEGVNLLAVMCHEDVDATRTTSNHLIEVIEVLGIEAVRRALLDELRVVISFDGSYVNYRHLAVLCDTMTYRGHLMAITRHGINRNDTGPLMRCSFEETVDILLDAAVYAESDPLRGVSENIMLGQLAPIGTGGCDLYLNDQMLKQAIELQLPSYVEGLDFGMMTSACSPISGTPYHQGMMSPSYLLSPDIRASPTAADAQFSPYVGGMAFSPVSSPGNYTPSSGGGYSPSPPVCTPGPGSFTSSSPYNPVSPFYSPASPLSCPLTSPSYVPTSLPHSPTSPIYSATSPIYSPSSPIYSPTSLSYSPTSPVYSPTSPVYNPTSSAYSPTSPSYNPTSPSYSYSPTSPSYSPTSPSYSYSPTSPSYSPTSPSYNYSPTSPSYSPTSPSYSPTSPSYSPTSPSYSPTSPSYSPTSSAYSPTSPAYSPTSPGYSPTSPSYSPSSPSYNPSSVKYTPSHAYSPSSPNYYSSTSPTYSPTSPSYSQPSPSYSPTSRVEEEAHEEAEEEEPKR